From a single Vibrio sp. BS-M-Sm-2 genomic region:
- a CDS encoding YdiY family protein — translation MPVFAEEVDEMVLEGDVVLSEGSELKEEAEESPFTPLTKLGFIYSQNTSSSLSINSGISVGYKKENWGQRVQFDTYYTDAENDEDGTNRYTTNYGISYDLNEVTYLVATTRFEHDHFGTYRKQFITATGLGRHFYDTERIKLQVSAGPGYRISKRQSSDEEFPNKENYELIVNANIDGSLTLTETFSMGATANMAYGEENTNYNLKGYLKNILMGNLALTFDTEYIYNTTVASDQSNAEVYSSMNLNYDF, via the coding sequence ATGCCCGTATTTGCCGAAGAAGTTGATGAAATGGTACTCGAAGGCGACGTCGTATTAAGCGAAGGTTCTGAGTTAAAAGAAGAAGCTGAAGAATCCCCTTTTACGCCCCTGACTAAGCTCGGATTTATCTACTCACAAAACACAAGCTCATCTTTGTCGATCAACTCTGGAATCTCTGTTGGATACAAAAAAGAGAACTGGGGCCAACGAGTTCAATTTGATACCTACTATACCGATGCTGAAAACGATGAAGACGGCACCAATCGCTATACCACCAACTATGGCATTAGCTATGACCTGAACGAAGTCACCTATTTGGTCGCCACAACACGTTTTGAACACGACCACTTTGGTACTTATCGTAAGCAATTCATAACGGCTACAGGACTGGGTCGCCACTTTTATGATACTGAAAGAATCAAACTCCAAGTATCTGCCGGTCCGGGTTACCGAATCAGTAAGCGACAGTCTTCTGATGAAGAGTTTCCAAACAAAGAGAACTATGAACTGATCGTCAATGCCAATATTGATGGATCATTAACCCTAACAGAAACGTTTTCTATGGGGGCAACGGCTAACATGGCTTACGGTGAGGAAAACACTAACTACAACCTCAAAGGCTATCTAAAGAACATTCTCATGGGTAATTTGGCGCTAACCTTTGATACCGAATATATCTACAACACCACTGTTGCATCTGACCAAAGTAACGCCGAAGTCTACAGCTCAATGAATCTAAACTACGATTTCTAA
- a CDS encoding GntR family transcriptional regulator, producing MARLPMYRQIADAIREKISSGEYKVGEALPTEAQLREVFSVSRVTVRQALKLLIENDELESVQGSGTYVKENKINYDIYKQSSFQEKWAHLDVVTHSDVLAFEMKPCSLAMSEHLDIKEGELVFYVKRVRFIDNNPITVEETWLPVALFPDLTYQVMQTSKYDFIENTKGMVIDRSEQELVPILPPEDVAKQLGIDPAQPIIEKRTRGYLANNTVFEYSRNYFTSNDYRFTLVARRQR from the coding sequence ATGGCAAGACTCCCTATGTATCGCCAAATCGCAGATGCAATAAGAGAAAAGATCAGTTCTGGAGAATATAAAGTTGGAGAAGCACTCCCAACAGAAGCGCAATTGCGTGAAGTATTCTCGGTAAGCCGTGTGACGGTTAGGCAAGCGTTGAAACTACTGATCGAAAACGATGAGCTTGAAAGCGTTCAAGGCAGCGGCACTTACGTCAAAGAGAACAAGATCAATTACGACATCTACAAACAGTCGAGCTTTCAAGAAAAGTGGGCGCATTTGGATGTGGTTACACACAGTGACGTTCTGGCCTTTGAAATGAAGCCGTGTTCTTTGGCGATGTCTGAGCATTTAGATATCAAAGAAGGCGAATTGGTTTTCTACGTAAAGCGTGTTCGTTTCATAGACAACAATCCAATCACGGTTGAAGAAACTTGGTTACCTGTTGCCCTATTCCCAGATCTCACCTATCAAGTGATGCAGACATCAAAGTACGACTTTATTGAGAACACCAAAGGCATGGTGATTGATAGAAGTGAGCAAGAATTGGTGCCGATTCTTCCGCCTGAAGATGTTGCGAAACAGCTAGGTATTGACCCAGCTCAGCCTATCATTGAAAAACGTACTCGCGGTTACCTCGCCAATAACACGGTGTTTGAATACAGCCGTAACTACTTCACGTCTAACGATTACCGATTTACTTTGGTCGCAAGACGCCAAAGATAA
- the mngA gene encoding PTS 2-O-a-mannosyl-D-glycerate transporter subunit IIABC, giving the protein MKLTTLTNKSLVNLQTTFSSREEAIYALADQLDQQGKLHNKQEYLDAVFAREEQGPTALGEGLAVPHGKTDAVKEAGFAVATLKEDMKWKGLDEDEDVNLIFLIAIPNAEAGSTHMHLLTALTTTLVDDDVREAVLKATTAEEIFALLDGDNQQEEKQDNLDTNAPTIVCVTACPAGIAHTYMAAEYLEKAGKKLGYKIHVEKQGANGIEDRLTAEQLNNAVACVFAAEVAIKESERFNGIPRVEIPVAEPIKHGERILNEAIEESKKGNGAERKVATDDKPKKLPLKTELKQALLSGISYAVPLIVAGGTVLAVAVLIAQIFDLQELYATKDSWLWMYRKLGGGLLGTLMVPVLAAYTAYSLADKPALGPGFAAGIAANIIGSGFLGGVVGGLIAGYVMRWVKEHVRLGPAFNGFLTFYLYPVIGTLVAGSLMLFVIGKPVAFLNQGLTDWLNGMSGTNALLLGAILGLFVSFDLGGPVNKAAYAFCLGAMANGVYGPYAIFGSVKMVSAFTVTASTMIAPRLFKDFEIETGKSTWLLGLAGITEGAIPMAIEDPIRVIGSFLLGSVVTGAMVGAAGIGLSTPGAGIFSIFLLHDSGLGAFSAAAIWFGAAIVGTVISTVTLLMWRGHAVKKGKFEASTATQN; this is encoded by the coding sequence ATGAAACTTACTACTCTAACGAATAAGTCGCTCGTAAATCTGCAAACTACGTTTAGCAGTCGAGAAGAAGCGATTTACGCACTTGCTGACCAACTGGATCAGCAAGGCAAACTGCATAACAAGCAAGAGTATCTTGATGCAGTATTTGCTCGTGAAGAGCAAGGCCCGACAGCGCTTGGCGAAGGCCTAGCAGTACCGCATGGCAAGACTGACGCGGTTAAAGAAGCTGGCTTCGCTGTAGCAACGCTTAAAGAAGACATGAAATGGAAAGGCTTGGATGAAGACGAAGATGTAAATCTTATCTTCCTAATTGCGATTCCAAATGCAGAAGCGGGTTCTACCCACATGCATCTGCTCACTGCATTGACAACTACATTGGTTGACGACGATGTTCGCGAAGCGGTATTAAAAGCGACAACGGCTGAAGAAATCTTTGCGCTTCTTGATGGCGACAATCAACAAGAAGAAAAACAAGACAACTTAGATACAAATGCACCGACAATTGTATGCGTTACTGCTTGCCCAGCAGGTATTGCTCATACTTATATGGCGGCAGAATACCTAGAAAAAGCCGGCAAAAAGCTTGGCTACAAGATTCATGTTGAAAAGCAGGGCGCAAACGGTATTGAAGATCGCTTAACTGCGGAACAACTTAATAATGCTGTAGCGTGTGTGTTTGCTGCTGAAGTTGCGATTAAAGAATCTGAGCGCTTTAATGGCATTCCTCGTGTTGAAATCCCAGTTGCAGAACCGATTAAACACGGTGAGCGCATTTTAAACGAAGCGATCGAAGAGTCGAAAAAAGGCAACGGTGCAGAGCGTAAAGTAGCTACTGATGATAAACCGAAGAAACTGCCACTGAAAACTGAGCTCAAACAAGCACTGCTTTCTGGTATTTCTTACGCGGTTCCTCTTATCGTTGCTGGTGGTACTGTTCTTGCTGTTGCTGTTCTTATCGCGCAAATTTTTGACCTGCAAGAGCTCTATGCAACAAAAGATTCTTGGCTATGGATGTATCGCAAACTAGGTGGCGGCCTACTGGGTACATTGATGGTGCCAGTACTGGCAGCTTACACAGCTTACTCATTAGCAGATAAACCAGCACTTGGTCCTGGTTTTGCCGCAGGTATTGCAGCAAACATCATTGGCTCTGGTTTCCTAGGCGGTGTTGTTGGTGGTTTGATTGCTGGTTACGTGATGCGTTGGGTAAAAGAGCATGTTCGCTTAGGCCCTGCGTTTAACGGCTTCCTTACTTTCTACCTTTATCCGGTGATCGGTACTTTGGTGGCAGGTAGCTTGATGCTATTTGTTATAGGTAAACCTGTAGCGTTCCTAAACCAAGGTCTAACGGACTGGTTGAACGGTATGTCAGGCACCAATGCGCTGTTATTGGGTGCGATTCTTGGTCTGTTTGTATCATTCGACTTAGGTGGTCCGGTAAACAAAGCCGCTTACGCATTCTGTTTAGGTGCAATGGCGAACGGTGTTTATGGCCCATACGCAATCTTTGGTTCAGTAAAAATGGTATCAGCGTTCACCGTAACGGCTTCAACCATGATCGCTCCACGCCTATTTAAAGACTTTGAGATTGAAACCGGTAAATCTACATGGCTACTTGGCCTAGCGGGTATTACCGAAGGCGCAATCCCAATGGCGATTGAAGATCCAATCCGTGTAATCGGCTCATTCTTACTAGGATCAGTGGTTACAGGTGCGATGGTTGGCGCGGCAGGTATTGGTCTATCGACTCCGGGTGCAGGTATTTTCTCTATCTTCTTGTTACACGATTCAGGTTTAGGCGCATTCTCTGCTGCTGCAATCTGGTTCGGTGCTGCGATTGTCGGCACAGTGATTTCAACTGTTACTCTTCTGATGTGGCGTGGTCATGCTGTAAAAAAGGGTAAGTTTGAAGCAAGTACTGCAACACAGAACTAA
- the mngB gene encoding mannosylglycerate hydrolase, with protein MTTSRVHITPHMHWDREWYFTTEESRILLVNNMEEIMNRLESDPEYKYYVLDGQTAVLEDYFAIKPENTERVRALVEAGKLIIGPWYSQTDTMQVSGESIVRNMMYGIRDCVKFGDAMKIGYLPDSFSMSSQLPMIYNGFDITRAMFWRGCSERHGTNKTEFLWQSNDGSEVTAQVLPLGYAIGKYLPQDEEGLRARLDKYFPVLEKPSVTKDILLPNGHDQMPIQKDIFEVMDKLREIYPDREFSMSRFEEVFEKVEAARDQLDTIKGEFNDGKYMRVHRTISSTRMDIKLIHAEIENKIVNILEPLASIAWTLGFEYHHGLIEKMWKESMKNHAHDSIGCCCSDKVHAEILNRYILADDMATNLIHFYKRKIVDHMPDREGSDKLAMFNLSPYEREEVVNTTITIRAQEFSIFDENENPVEYFIQDKRQIDPGKVDRQIVHYGNYDPFMEFDIQIKRSVPAMGFTTLHIQGNEKGAVKVAEQKDYLLENEYYRINVNDNGTLTIFDKETEQVFDQVLRLEDGSDDGDEYDYSPSRQEWLLYSDEFPVETSIDHQGFQSVANIAFRMSVPANLTEREERTGQNGFVEAECQVVLKQGSRRIEVRMELDNQADDHRVRVLVPTPFVSETVVADNQFGCITRPTNDPAMAVWEEEKWKEAPVPVYQLMNFAALENGNAGMAIMSNGLREFEVIASQGDENRDTFALTLFRGIGVLGKEELLLRPGRPSGIKIPTPDSQVRGKLVCEFTLCGFSGNHIDANIMAQSRDNVTQIECYNKIPYNAMKLNVGEQNLPMSFSLLSKQQSGAVLSVLKKAEDEDALIMRVYNPAETGSVSDSISFNQAVSSWKETSMDERVREGDLATETFGELSFGELASCQAKTFQIKF; from the coding sequence ATGACTACATCACGCGTACATATTACTCCACACATGCACTGGGATCGTGAATGGTATTTCACAACAGAAGAGTCTCGCATTCTTCTTGTGAACAACATGGAAGAAATCATGAACCGTCTGGAGAGTGATCCAGAATACAAATACTACGTTCTAGATGGTCAAACAGCCGTTCTAGAAGATTACTTCGCAATCAAACCAGAGAACACAGAACGCGTAAGAGCATTGGTTGAAGCGGGCAAGTTAATTATTGGCCCTTGGTATTCTCAAACCGACACAATGCAAGTTTCTGGTGAGTCAATTGTACGTAACATGATGTATGGCATTCGTGACTGCGTGAAGTTTGGCGATGCAATGAAGATTGGTTACCTACCAGATTCATTCAGCATGAGCTCACAGCTGCCAATGATCTACAACGGCTTCGACATCACGCGTGCAATGTTCTGGCGTGGTTGTTCAGAGCGTCATGGCACCAACAAAACAGAATTCTTATGGCAGTCTAATGACGGCAGTGAAGTTACGGCACAAGTGCTTCCGCTAGGTTACGCGATTGGTAAATACCTTCCACAAGACGAAGAAGGCTTGCGTGCTCGTTTAGATAAGTACTTCCCAGTGCTAGAAAAGCCATCGGTAACTAAAGATATCTTGCTACCGAACGGCCACGATCAAATGCCGATTCAAAAAGATATCTTTGAAGTAATGGACAAGCTCCGCGAAATCTACCCAGATCGCGAATTCTCAATGAGTCGCTTTGAAGAAGTGTTCGAAAAAGTAGAAGCGGCACGCGACCAACTCGATACAATCAAAGGCGAATTCAACGACGGAAAATACATGCGTGTTCACCGTACGATTTCTTCTACGCGTATGGACATCAAACTGATCCATGCAGAAATCGAAAACAAGATTGTAAATATCTTAGAACCGCTAGCATCTATCGCTTGGACATTAGGCTTTGAATACCACCACGGTTTGATCGAGAAAATGTGGAAAGAGAGCATGAAGAACCACGCTCATGACTCGATTGGCTGCTGTTGTTCAGACAAGGTTCACGCTGAGATCCTAAACCGCTACATCCTTGCGGACGACATGGCGACCAACCTGATTCATTTCTACAAGCGTAAGATTGTTGACCATATGCCGGATCGCGAAGGTTCCGACAAACTAGCAATGTTCAACCTTTCACCATACGAGCGTGAAGAAGTGGTTAACACGACTATCACTATCCGTGCACAAGAGTTCTCTATCTTTGATGAAAACGAAAACCCTGTTGAGTACTTCATCCAAGACAAGCGCCAAATTGACCCAGGCAAAGTAGACCGTCAAATCGTTCACTACGGTAACTACGACCCGTTTATGGAGTTTGATATTCAAATCAAACGTAGTGTTCCAGCAATGGGCTTCACCACGTTACACATCCAAGGTAACGAGAAGGGCGCTGTAAAAGTTGCCGAGCAAAAGGACTACCTATTAGAAAACGAGTACTACCGAATCAATGTGAACGACAACGGTACTCTGACTATTTTCGATAAAGAGACAGAGCAAGTATTCGACCAAGTACTTCGTTTGGAAGACGGTTCTGATGACGGCGATGAGTACGATTACTCTCCATCTCGTCAAGAGTGGTTACTGTACTCAGATGAATTCCCAGTCGAAACATCGATTGATCACCAAGGCTTCCAATCGGTAGCGAACATCGCTTTCCGCATGAGCGTGCCTGCAAACCTTACAGAGCGTGAAGAACGCACGGGTCAAAATGGATTCGTTGAAGCGGAATGCCAAGTGGTATTGAAGCAAGGTTCTCGCCGCATTGAAGTCCGTATGGAGCTAGATAACCAAGCCGACGATCACCGTGTACGTGTGCTAGTACCAACGCCATTCGTTTCTGAAACTGTGGTTGCAGACAACCAGTTCGGTTGTATTACTCGACCAACCAATGACCCAGCAATGGCAGTTTGGGAAGAAGAGAAGTGGAAAGAAGCACCGGTTCCGGTTTACCAACTGATGAACTTCGCTGCGTTAGAAAACGGTAACGCGGGCATGGCTATTATGTCGAATGGTCTGCGTGAATTTGAAGTGATTGCATCTCAAGGTGACGAAAACAGAGATACCTTCGCACTGACATTGTTCCGTGGTATCGGCGTGTTGGGTAAAGAAGAGCTATTGCTTCGTCCGGGCCGTCCATCAGGCATCAAGATCCCGACACCGGATTCACAAGTACGCGGTAAGTTAGTGTGTGAATTCACACTGTGTGGCTTCTCTGGTAACCACATTGATGCGAACATCATGGCGCAATCACGTGACAATGTCACTCAAATCGAATGCTACAACAAGATCCCTTACAACGCGATGAAGCTGAATGTGGGCGAGCAGAACCTACCGATGAGTTTTAGCCTTCTGTCTAAGCAACAATCAGGCGCTGTGCTGAGTGTACTGAAGAAAGCGGAAGATGAAGATGCACTGATCATGCGTGTTTACAACCCGGCAGAAACAGGTTCTGTGTCAGATTCAATCTCCTTCAATCAAGCGGTTTCAAGCTGGAAAGAAACAAGTATGGATGAGCGAGTACGCGAAGGTGATCTAGCAACAGAAACCTTTGGCGAATTATCTTTTGGTGAATTGGCATCTTGCCAAGCAAAAACATTCCAAATCAAATTCTAA
- a CDS encoding glycerate kinase, whose product MKIVIAPDSFKESLDANQVASCIERGFANVFPHAEFVKMPLADGGEGTVDVLLEALNGKKQRLQTMDAIGRECTAYWASLEQAVDGKKVKTALVEFAQASGLDRLTVEERSPLTASSFGTGLLIKDALDQGVEQIIIGLGGSATNDAGAGILQALGGKLLDKQGNELSGGGAELSQLESIELDGLHPRCKEVTFVVACDVNNPLCGESGASAVFGPQKGASQTQVQQLDAAIGHFADIAQAHTGVNHRDSAGFGAAGGTPLGLSLAFNIQIKAGIEMVLDALDADNALEGASLVVTGEGQMDNQTLQGKTPFGIAQRAQKLNIPTIGIAGSLGTDVEKLYGSMSSLFGTVRSPQSLDQVLSEASQNLTRSARNIAATLKLGGQIFNEK is encoded by the coding sequence ATGAAAATTGTAATTGCCCCCGATTCATTTAAAGAGTCACTCGATGCCAATCAAGTTGCGTCTTGTATTGAGCGTGGGTTTGCTAACGTTTTCCCTCATGCAGAGTTTGTGAAAATGCCACTCGCTGATGGTGGTGAAGGCACGGTAGACGTGTTGCTAGAGGCGCTCAATGGTAAGAAACAACGGTTGCAAACGATGGACGCAATCGGACGTGAATGCACAGCTTACTGGGCATCGTTAGAGCAGGCTGTTGATGGCAAAAAGGTAAAAACTGCCTTGGTAGAATTTGCTCAAGCGTCTGGCTTAGACCGATTAACGGTAGAAGAAAGATCACCTTTAACCGCATCTTCGTTTGGCACAGGGCTATTGATTAAAGATGCGTTAGATCAAGGCGTTGAACAGATCATCATTGGTTTGGGCGGTAGCGCAACCAACGATGCAGGTGCTGGCATTTTACAAGCGTTGGGAGGCAAGTTATTAGACAAGCAAGGCAACGAGTTATCTGGTGGCGGCGCCGAATTAAGTCAGCTAGAAAGCATCGAACTTGATGGGTTGCATCCGAGATGCAAAGAAGTCACGTTCGTTGTCGCATGTGATGTGAATAACCCATTATGTGGCGAAAGCGGAGCAAGTGCCGTGTTTGGTCCTCAGAAAGGGGCTTCACAAACTCAAGTTCAACAACTTGATGCTGCTATCGGGCACTTTGCCGATATCGCTCAGGCTCACACAGGTGTTAATCATCGAGATAGCGCAGGCTTTGGTGCTGCGGGTGGCACGCCGTTAGGACTAAGCCTAGCGTTCAATATCCAAATTAAAGCGGGTATCGAGATGGTACTGGATGCGTTGGATGCGGATAACGCACTTGAAGGCGCTTCATTGGTCGTGACGGGTGAAGGGCAGATGGATAACCAAACCCTGCAAGGTAAGACTCCATTTGGTATCGCTCAGCGTGCTCAAAAACTGAATATTCCGACCATTGGTATCGCTGGTTCTTTGGGTACAGACGTTGAAAAGCTTTACGGCTCAATGTCTAGCCTGTTTGGAACCGTGCGTTCACCTCAGTCCTTAGACCAAGTTTTATCAGAAGCGAGCCAAAATCTGACTCGTAGTGCCCGTAACATCGCTGCCACGCTCAAGCTTGGCGGCCAGATTTTTAATGAGAAGTAA
- the manA gene encoding mannose-6-phosphate isomerase, class I, which translates to MSLFKLDNVIQNYAWGSKDSINQLFGIVNPNQEPQAEIWMGAHPNGCSKVGDTGEPLSHMIDENKTDVLGGYTAARFGELPFLFKVLAAETPLSIQVHPNKRKSELGFERENALGIPLNASNRNYKDPNHKPELVYALTFYKAMNGFRPIDDIIALFEEAEIPSLAIELNVLKANADSDSLKSFFSAIMSLESDRKESALNELYAAHARPAKTVMGREALQYSKEFKQHYPGDIGLFAPLMLNTVELAPGEAMFLFAETPHAYVQGTGLEIMANSDNVLRAGLTPKYIDVPELIDNTIFEPIKPEDIRLKPVLKEGKMSYPIPVDDFGFDILSATDESKSQYLRSAEILFCVEGEATVTSEGRSVSLKPGESVFVSSNSSVYQYQGNGILARAFN; encoded by the coding sequence ATGTCTCTATTTAAACTCGACAACGTTATTCAAAACTACGCATGGGGAAGCAAAGACTCCATCAACCAACTGTTTGGTATTGTGAACCCAAATCAAGAACCGCAAGCTGAGATCTGGATGGGTGCTCATCCTAATGGTTGCTCAAAAGTAGGCGACACAGGTGAGCCGCTTTCCCACATGATTGATGAAAACAAAACCGATGTTTTAGGCGGGTACACGGCGGCACGTTTCGGTGAACTACCTTTCTTATTTAAGGTGTTGGCAGCAGAAACACCGTTGTCGATTCAGGTTCACCCAAATAAGCGTAAATCTGAGTTAGGTTTTGAGCGAGAGAATGCACTTGGTATCCCTTTGAATGCGTCTAATCGTAATTACAAAGATCCAAACCATAAGCCTGAACTTGTTTATGCGTTGACGTTCTACAAAGCGATGAATGGCTTTCGTCCAATCGACGATATTATTGCCTTGTTCGAAGAAGCGGAGATTCCTTCGTTAGCGATTGAGCTTAATGTGCTCAAAGCCAATGCCGACAGTGATTCTCTGAAGTCTTTCTTTAGTGCAATTATGTCGCTTGAGAGTGACCGTAAAGAGTCTGCGCTTAATGAACTTTATGCGGCGCATGCGCGACCAGCTAAAACGGTTATGGGGCGTGAAGCTCTGCAATACAGCAAAGAGTTCAAACAGCATTATCCAGGTGATATTGGTTTGTTTGCACCATTGATGCTTAACACGGTTGAACTGGCGCCGGGTGAAGCGATGTTCCTGTTCGCAGAAACCCCACATGCTTATGTTCAAGGTACGGGTTTAGAGATTATGGCAAACTCTGACAATGTGCTGCGTGCCGGTCTCACACCTAAATACATAGACGTTCCTGAGCTTATCGACAACACGATCTTTGAGCCGATTAAGCCAGAAGATATTCGTCTTAAGCCTGTATTGAAAGAGGGCAAGATGAGCTATCCGATTCCAGTGGATGACTTTGGCTTTGATATCTTGTCTGCGACTGATGAGAGCAAGTCACAGTATTTACGTAGCGCGGAGATCTTGTTCTGTGTAGAAGGAGAGGCGACCGTCACTTCAGAAGGACGGTCAGTTTCTCTTAAGCCCGGAGAATCGGTCTTTGTAAGCAGTAATTCAAGTGTTTACCAATATCAAGGGAATGGCATTTTGGCTCGTGCTTTTAACTAG
- a CDS encoding putative quinol monooxygenase, with product MSKLTIIATIVSKEDKIELVKSEMIKLIDKTRVEDGCINYDLHQDNSNPAHFVFHENWESEAHLEKHLASQHIAEYMAATEDCIETFVLNKMTHIA from the coding sequence ATGAGCAAGCTAACGATTATTGCTACAATCGTCTCTAAAGAAGATAAGATTGAGTTAGTTAAATCAGAGATGATTAAATTGATCGATAAAACCCGTGTTGAAGATGGTTGTATAAATTACGATCTGCACCAAGATAACAGTAACCCTGCTCACTTCGTTTTTCATGAGAACTGGGAGTCTGAAGCTCATCTAGAGAAACACTTAGCGAGCCAACACATCGCCGAGTACATGGCTGCGACTGAAGATTGTATCGAAACCTTTGTGCTTAATAAAATGACGCACATTGCCTAA
- a CDS encoding endonuclease/exonuclease/phosphatase family protein, with protein MKMLKTSIAFAISSALLIGCSSDTDYVQPEEVKIATYNLSFDRATFQDLVTEMQIEPSVQARLVSDYLDNTIRAADKEKAAKVIQIRNVAAVIQKNRPDVLMMAEFNNDGTGADKSALEGFQKNYLSVAQSIEGAGGDANLEPISYPYFESYSTNTGLLNEFGFDLDNDGNAGTLPGDAWGFGLYHGQYAFALMSKYEIDTANTRTFQEFKWKDLEGATIPTITVCDDPSKFPTGMVCGDEWYTNDEWAEVRLSSKNHVDAPILIPTKDGTETVHLLMSHPTPPAFDVGKNIEQNAAEVDFWHQYIQNKSFIYDDSGKTGGLEQGQHFVMMGDQNLDPVDGDGISSVMQDLHNDALVNQDVTNGSLYPTSYGAAEHAVDKSSSHPQPNRITSTFGLAVDYALPSATLNIVDSGVYWAASYEEGRKLFNDTRIGDYGNGKDVSSDHRMIWVKADFSH; from the coding sequence ATGAAAATGTTAAAAACCTCTATCGCTTTCGCTATCTCTTCTGCGCTTTTAATTGGTTGCAGCAGCGACACTGATTACGTTCAACCTGAAGAAGTAAAGATCGCTACTTATAACTTGTCTTTTGATCGTGCGACATTCCAAGATCTCGTCACTGAAATGCAAATCGAACCTAGCGTTCAAGCGAGGTTGGTGTCCGATTATTTGGACAATACAATTCGCGCCGCTGACAAAGAAAAGGCAGCAAAAGTTATTCAGATCCGTAACGTCGCAGCTGTGATTCAAAAGAATCGTCCTGATGTGCTTATGATGGCTGAGTTTAACAATGACGGAACAGGTGCTGATAAATCAGCGCTTGAAGGTTTTCAAAAGAACTACCTTTCTGTTGCTCAAAGTATTGAAGGTGCAGGTGGCGACGCAAACTTAGAGCCAATCTCATACCCATACTTTGAAAGCTACTCAACTAATACAGGTTTACTAAACGAATTTGGTTTTGATTTAGACAATGATGGTAACGCTGGAACACTGCCAGGAGATGCGTGGGGCTTCGGTTTGTATCATGGGCAATACGCATTTGCTCTGATGTCAAAATATGAAATCGACACAGCCAACACGCGTACATTCCAAGAATTTAAATGGAAAGATCTCGAAGGTGCTACTATTCCAACAATCACTGTTTGCGACGATCCAAGTAAGTTCCCAACAGGTATGGTTTGCGGCGATGAGTGGTACACGAACGACGAATGGGCAGAAGTTCGCTTGTCTTCAAAGAACCACGTTGATGCGCCAATCCTCATCCCAACCAAAGATGGCACAGAAACTGTTCACTTACTGATGTCACACCCTACTCCGCCTGCTTTCGATGTAGGTAAGAACATTGAACAGAACGCAGCCGAAGTAGACTTCTGGCACCAATATATCCAGAACAAATCGTTCATCTATGACGACTCTGGAAAAACGGGTGGCCTTGAGCAAGGGCAACACTTTGTCATGATGGGCGATCAAAACCTAGACCCAGTAGATGGCGACGGTATTAGTTCTGTGATGCAAGACTTGCACAACGATGCATTAGTTAACCAAGATGTCACCAATGGCAGCTTGTATCCGACAAGTTACGGTGCTGCTGAGCATGCCGTCGATAAATCATCATCTCACCCACAGCCAAACCGTATCACTTCGACGTTTGGACTTGCTGTTGATTACGCGCTGCCTTCAGCAACACTTAACATCGTTGATTCTGGTGTTTATTGGGCGGCTTCTTATGAAGAAGGTCGTAAGCTATTTAACGACACTCGTATTGGCGACTATGGTAACGGCAAAGACGTATCATCTGATCACCGAATGATCTGGGTAAAGGCTGATTTCAGTCACTAA